A single region of the Drosophila willistoni isolate 14030-0811.24 unplaced genomic scaffold, UCI_dwil_1.1 Seg134.1, whole genome shotgun sequence genome encodes:
- the LOC124460835 gene encoding uncharacterized protein LOC124460835 — protein sequence MVPLRQATSAALKKAFRERIANPPTLVSDNGTQFTRKVFKNFCKTSAITLQHTAPYSPQQNPTERANRTIKTMIAQYLVNDTTGFSAAYIILGREPRMPGALYDQVTDVSGNEPPSPDERFRRMEDIFKLVHENQLNATQNQKKYCDLRRRDWRPSIGSMVMLKQHVLSNANEGFNAKLAPSFQQCR from the exons ATGGTACCACTTCGTCAGGCCACTTCAGCCGCTTTGAAAAAGGCATTTCGTGAAAGGATCGCCAATCCTCCCACCCTCGTGAGCGATAATGGCACCCAGTTCACTAGAAAggttttcaaaaacttttgcaaaacGTCCGCAATTACACTCCAGCATACCGCCCCATATTCTCCACAGCAGAATCCTACCGAGCGGGCAAATCGAACCATCAAGACTATGATCGCACAATACCT CGTCAACGACACCACCGGATTCAGTGCAGCTTACATCATATTAGGTCGGGAACCCCGTATGCCCGGCGCTCTTTATGACCAAGTAACGGATGTATCCGGTAACGAACCCCCTAGCCCCGACGAGCGCTTCCGAAGAATGGAAGATATTTTCAAGCTTGTACATGAGAATCAACTTAACGCTACCCAGAATCAAAAGAAATACTGTGACCTGAGACGACGCGACTGGCGTCCAAGCATCGGGAGCATGGTCATGCTCAAGCAACATGTGCTGTCTAATGCCAATGAAGGATTCAACGCCAAACTGGCGCCTTCTTTCCAGCAATGTCGTTAG